Below is a genomic region from Leifsonia sp. Root112D2.
GGCCACATTCCAATCGCCCATGAGCGCGAGGGGCAGCGCGGGGTCATTGCCTAGCCAGCGCTGCGTGTCTGCGGCCAGCGCGGCCAGCCAGTCGAGCTTGTATGCGTAGTGCGCATCGTCGAGTGCGCGCCCATTGGGCACATACAGGCTCCATAACCGGATGCCCTCTACCGTGACGCCCATCGCACGCGCCTCGAGCGGCTGATCCGGGCCCTCCTGGCCCTTCAGGAAGCCGGGCATTCCCTCGAAGGAGGTCGTGACATCCGTGAGAGGAACGCGGCTGGCGAAGGCGACGCCATTCCATTGGTTCAGCCCGTGGATCTGCACCTCGTAGCCGGCCTCTTCGAACGCCTCGGCCGGAAACTGCTCGGGCTTGCACTTGATCTCCTGCATGCCCAGCACGTCGATGTCTTCGCGCACCAGCCAGTCGACGACGCGACCGACACGGGTGCGGATGGAGTTCACATTCCAGGTGGCGACGCGCATGACACCACGCTACCGAACTCGTGCGACGCCGGCGCGGGCGATCGCATCCGTGAGGGGCGAACTTTGGCCCCTCGATTCGCGATCTGAGGGGCCAAACTTCGCCCCTCAGCGCAATGAGCGACCGCTTGCGGCCCACTGCGGCAGCGGAAAGAACGCGACGGAATCTCATCCGGCCAACGTACGGTGTGCCCTAAAGTTGGGGGCGTGACGGATACGCGCCAGCAACTCATCGACTTCATCTCCGCCGAGGCGGTCTTTCACGGCGACTTCACGCTGACCAGCGGCAAGAAGGCCACGTACTACGTGGACCTGCGCAAGGTGAGCCTCGACCACCGCGTGGCCCCGCTCATCGGGCAGGTCATGCTCGACCTCATCGCCGGGGTGCCCGACGTGTTTGCCGTTGGTGGCATGACGATGGGGGCCGATCCGATCGCCGCGGCGGTTCTGCACCAGGGCGCGGCGCGGGGTCTCTCATACGATGCATTCGTGGTGCGCAAGGAGCCGAAGGATCACGGTCGAGGCAAGCAGGTCGAGGGCCCCGAGCTCGCCGGCAAGCGCGTGATTGTGCTCGAAGACACCTCGACCACCGGCGGCTCGCCCCTGGCCGCGATCGAGGCGCTGAAGAAGGTCGGCGCCGAGATCGCCGGCGTCGCCGTGGTGGTCGACCGCAACACCGGCGCCCGCGAGGTCATCGAGGCTGCCGGATACCCGTACTTCGCCGCCATCGGGCTTGAGGACCTGGGACTGGTCTAGTGGCCGACGGGCACAATGACGAGCCGGATGCCACGCATCCGCTCCCCGAGGAGCCCGATGCGCAGCAGTCTGACTTCACCGCGCCGCCGCCTCCTCTTTCCCCGCCGTCCCTGCCCACCTCGACGGGGGGCTGGACGCTCACCGACTCCGGAATGATTCCGGAGGTGCCGCCGGACCCCGAGGAGGAGCCGGAGGCATCCGAGACCGAGCCCGAGGCGGGCGAGCCCGAGACGGTAGC
It encodes:
- a CDS encoding exodeoxyribonuclease III, coding for MRVATWNVNSIRTRVGRVVDWLVREDIDVLGMQEIKCKPEQFPAEAFEEAGYEVQIHGLNQWNGVAFASRVPLTDVTTSFEGMPGFLKGQEGPDQPLEARAMGVTVEGIRLWSLYVPNGRALDDAHYAYKLDWLAALAADTQRWLGNDPALPLALMGDWNVAPLDSDVGDPTFVQGVSTHISPAERAAFAAFETVGLSDVVRPRVPEGFTFWDYKQLRFPRNEGMRIDFIMGSDAFAELVTDASIHRNERKGDAPSDHVPVVVDLAVDPEDDDRPMIF
- the pyrE gene encoding orotate phosphoribosyltransferase, producing the protein MTDTRQQLIDFISAEAVFHGDFTLTSGKKATYYVDLRKVSLDHRVAPLIGQVMLDLIAGVPDVFAVGGMTMGADPIAAAVLHQGAARGLSYDAFVVRKEPKDHGRGKQVEGPELAGKRVIVLEDTSTTGGSPLAAIEALKKVGAEIAGVAVVVDRNTGAREVIEAAGYPYFAAIGLEDLGLV